Proteins from one Candidatus Nanoarchaeia archaeon genomic window:
- a CDS encoding DUF86 domain-containing protein has protein sequence MKRSINLFIEDILDSISNIESFSEDLTEQELSKDKLRQSAIVRQIEIIGEAAKNIPSPIRKKHPEIPWKDLAGMRDVITRGYFKVAVGARQAHRLH, from the coding sequence ATGAAAAGAAGCATAAACTTATTTATAGAAGATATCCTGGATAGCATCAGCAACATCGAGTCGTTTTCTGAAGATTTAACAGAACAGGAACTATCTAAGGATAAGTTAAGGCAAAGTGCGATAGTCAGGCAAATAGAGATAATTGGAGAAGCAGCTAAAAATATCCCTAGTCCTATTAGGAAAAAGCATCCGGAGATTCCGTGGAAAGACCTTGCAGGAATGAGGGATGTCATAACCCGCGGATATTTCAAGGTTGCGGTGGGGGCTCGCCAAGCCCACAGGTTGCATTGA
- a CDS encoding nucleotidyltransferase family protein codes for MRKDVLKIKQKITPILKRYKVKRAGIFGSYVRGEHKQRSDVDVLIQPPRSMSLLKFVHIKHELEEKLNKKVDLVSYKGIHPLLKDQILKEEVKII; via the coding sequence ATGAGAAAAGACGTACTAAAAATAAAACAGAAGATAACCCCCATTCTGAAGCGCTACAAAGTCAAGAGGGCAGGAATATTTGGAAGTTACGTTAGAGGGGAACATAAACAGCGGAGTGATGTAGACGTTCTTATACAACCACCAAGAAGCATGAGCCTCTTGAAGTTTGTCCACATAAAACATGAACTGGAGGAAAAATTGAATAAAAAAGTAGACCTGGTTAGTTATAAGGGGATTCACCCCCTCTTAAAGGATCAGATTTTAAAAGAAGAGGTCAAGATTATATGA